ATCAAGGCTTTAGAACCAATCGTTCGATTGACGAGACCCTTGATTTAGCTTGGGAATTACTGAAGATTTTACCAAGAACCGAATTAACACGTATTCGTACGGAGATGCTTGATAAATATTATCCTGAATCGGGTGATGATTGATGGCTGTATTAAACGTTAAACCCACCCGGATGGAACTTGCGCGCTTGAAATCACAGCTTAAGTTATCTGTTCGGGGACATAAGTTATTAAAAGATAAGCAAGATGGGTTAATGAAAGAGTTTATTATTAAAGTGAAGCAAACCAACGCCTTGCGTTCGGAAGTTATTGGCGAACTAGGGAATGCCATGCAACACTTTGCAGTCGCAAAATCCTTAGTCGATGAGAAATTTATTGAAGAGATTATGGCGATTCCAGCGCAAAGCGTGTCTTTAGATATCGACTATCGGAATATTTTAAGCATCAAAGTGCCAAAGATGTACTTTAATTATAATCAAGCGCCTAAAGGTAAAGTGGATTTGAGTTATAGTTATTTAAACACAAATGCTGAGTTAGATATTGCTTTTGAAGGCTTGATTGATATTATGCCGAAGCTGTTGGAGTTTGCGGAGCTGGAGAAAACCTGTCAGCTGATGGCTGTTGAAATTGAACGAACCCGCCGGCGGGTAAACGCCTTGGAGTACCGAACCATCCCCGATTTGCAAGACACCATTTACTTTATTCGCATGAAGTTAGAAGAGAACGCCCGCGCCACCACGTCGCGTTTGATTAAGATTAAAGAGATGGAAGGGTAGATTTGGAGTAGGTGGGTTGGAGTAGGTGGGTTTGTAGGTTTGTAGGTAAGAGTTGGGAGTCTGTTGTATATCTTAGTAGGATATATGGCAGGCTTTTTTGGTTGTAAGGTGGAAGTAATAGGTAAGTGGGAAGTGAAAAACGGTCATTTCTTAGTTTACGGGAGCGCACACATATTCGGGCATTTGTTGTGAGCGTGATGTGGAGCGCACACATATTGGAGCATTTGTTGTGAGCGCGATGGTGAGCGCACACATATTCGGGCATTTGTTGTGAGCGCGATGGTGAGCGCACACATATTGGAGCATTTGTTGTGAGCGTGATGGTGAGCGCACAC
This window of the Fundicoccus culcitae genome carries:
- a CDS encoding V-type ATP synthase subunit D; protein product: MAVLNVKPTRMELARLKSQLKLSVRGHKLLKDKQDGLMKEFIIKVKQTNALRSEVIGELGNAMQHFAVAKSLVDEKFIEEIMAIPAQSVSLDIDYRNILSIKVPKMYFNYNQAPKGKVDLSYSYLNTNAELDIAFEGLIDIMPKLLEFAELEKTCQLMAVEIERTRRRVNALEYRTIPDLQDTIYFIRMKLEENARATTSRLIKIKEMEG